A genomic region of Lagopus muta isolate bLagMut1 chromosome 19, bLagMut1 primary, whole genome shotgun sequence contains the following coding sequences:
- the GOLGA2 gene encoding golgin subfamily A member 2 isoform X3, whose amino-acid sequence MADGSRQSKLAAAKKKLKEYQQKNSPGATAGAKKKRKTKEGSRPETPTNDDRQSPENIQNILKVLVSDLNRSNGVAIPSLDKRKAYFDSDVATRNADQLAADVPVLSNSNSLPTCASVLPAPGGMQLTQIHEAEDRKNTLDENRSLSSTESLRQLSEQLNGLVSQSTSYVNGESGVSSTNIKEMEKQQNQEAVNQLEKEKKEFEQKFSKEQAALREQLQVHIQTIGILVSEKSELQTALGHTQQAARQKSGEAEDLAARLQSSRQRVSELERTLSSISMQQKQSEKHNKELVKERDNLKLELYKQSKGSEEIKQQNSELSEKLRSLVSENSAMKLDVEDLHKKLEMAELMIQQFSNQSGNVDANQQLQMALDERASLETQIAQLSESLQQLQAERDQYVEKLKEEGSIWQQRVQQLSEQVRTMAEEKEKHMAQIQELESSVTELLSKSAVKPMDVEPSLPAGPTAAELSLQEEIQRMQHEKEELHGQYQAQVRDNEQLSHLNREQEERLLELEKTVQRYNEESVDRQQILESMQSDKATISRALSQNRELKEQLAELQNGFVKLTNENMEVTSALQSEQHVKKELAKKLGQLQENLGELKETLELKTQEARALQEQRDQYYGHLQQYTVAYQQLAAEKEELQKQYLLQTQLMDRLQHEEVQGKVTVEMHLKELQQTKESLEAVAKENKELQAQISQLAAELDGKMLHRLEGDGIESEVMSEEMKNPSFVIPEKFESHEEMVTFLTSAMSQVEKDREEMRQQLAAQRQQCRNLLQQIAALRQEQQHNITMSEDSTMDSVPVEVHEALKTAMEKLQSRFTDLIQEKADLKERLEELEHRCIQLSGETDTIGEYIALYQSQRAILKQRHQEKEEYISRLAQDKEEMKMKLLELQDLVMRLVKERNEWYSKYVEAAQNPELLASQNENALPVERRIELNATDGEGLREVNLAEEAEQDAAALHQPGFYPIDTKAAQPSQEDPTAKQIMQLLREIQNPQERSGSLLENPCIPFFYRADENDEVKIMVV is encoded by the exons ATGGCGGAcggcagcaggcagagcaagcTGGCGGCGGCCAAGAAGAAG cTGAAGGAATATCAGCAGAAGAACAGCCCTGGAGCGACTGCGGGAGCCAAGAAGAAACGGAAAACTAAAGAAGGAAGTAGACCTGAGACTCCCACAAACGATGACCGACAGTCTCCAGAGAAC ATTCAGAACATTCTGAAGGTGCTGGTGTCAGACCTTAACCGCTCCAATGGGGTAGCCATACCCTCATTGGACAAAAGGAAG GCATACTTTGACAGTGATGTTGCCACTCGTAATGCTGACCAGCTTGCTGCCGATGTCCCCGTGCTATCTAACAGCAACAGCCTGCCTACCTGTGCTTCTGTCCTGCCTGCTCCTGGGGGCATGCAGCTGACACAG ATTCATGAAGCTGAGGATCGTAAAAACACTTTGGATGAGAACAG GTCTCTGTCATCAACAGAAAGTCTCCGCCAGCTGTCTGAACAACTCAATGGCCTGGTTTCTCAG TCTACGTCGTATGTGAATGGGGAAAGTGGTGTTTCTTCCACTAATATTAAGGAAATGGAA aagCAGCAGAACCAAGAAGCAGTGAATCAGCTGGAGAAG gaaaagaaggagTTTGAACAGAAGTTTTCTAAAGAGcaagcagcactgagagaaCAGCTCCAG gtTCACATCCAGACGATTGGAATCCTAGTTTCTGAGAAATCTGAGTTGCAGACGGCCCTTGGACACACTCAGCAAGCTGCACGGCAGAAATCAG GAGAAGCTGAAGACCTTGCTGCTCGTTTACAGTCATCTCGCCAGAGGGTATCAGAGCTGGAACGCACCTTGTCCTCCATCTCTATGCAGCAAAAACAGTCAGAGAAG caCAATAAAGAGCTGGTGAAGGAACGAGACAACCTGAAACTAGAACTGTACAAACAGAG caaAGGTAGtgaggaaataaagcagcagaactCAGAGCTGTCAGAGAAACTCCGCTCCCTGGTTTCTGAGAACTCAGCCATGAAGTTGGATGTGGAAGATTTACATAAGAAACTGGAAATGGCTGAACTGATGATTCAGCAG TTCTCAAATCAGTCAGGGAATGTGGATGCAAACCAGCAGTTGCAGATGGCACTGGATGAGAGGGCGAGCCTGGAAACCCAGATTGCTCAG CTTTCAGAATCgcttcagcagctccaggcagaaAGAGATCAGTATGTAgagaaactgaaggaagagGGGAGCATTTGGCAGCAGCGAGtccagcagctctctgagcag GTCCGCACAATggcagaggagaaggagaagcatATGGCCCAAATTCAAGAGCTGGAAAGCAGTGttacagagctgctgagcaaatCAG CAGTGAAACCCATGGATGTTGAGCCATCTTTACCAGCAGGACCTACGGCAGCTGAGCTGAGTCTGCAGGAAGAAATCCAGCGAATGCAGCACGAGAAGGAGGAACTGCATGGGCAATACCAGGCCCAGGTCCGTGACAACGAGCAGCTGAGCCACCTCAacagggagcaggaggagcggctgctggagctggagaagaCGGTACAGCGCTACAATGAGGAGTCTGTGGACAGACAGCAGATCCTGGAGAGCATGCAGAGTGACAAGGCCACAATCAGCAGGGCACTGAGCCAAAATCgggagctgaaggagcagctggCCGAGCTGCAGAATGGGTTTGTCAAATTG acaaatgaaaacatggagGTTACAAGTGCCCTGCAGTCAGAGCAACACGTAAAGAAGGAGCTGGCTAAGAAGCttgggcagctgcaggagaacCTGGGGGAGCTCAAAGAGACG CTGGAACTGAAAACGCAGGAGGCTCgggctctgcaggagcagcgGGACCAGTACTATGGCCACTTACAGCAGTACACTGTGGCATACCAGCAACTGGCTGCTGAGAAGGAGGAGCTGCAAAAGCAGTACTTGCTTCAGACCCAGCTGATGGACAGGCTGCAGCACGAGGAAGTTCAGGGGAAGGTGACAGTGGAAATGCACCTGAAGGAACTGCAGCAGACTAAG GAAAGTCTGGAAGCTgtagcaaaggaaaacaaagagctgCAGGCCCAGATCAGTCAGttagcagcagagctggatggCAAGATGCTGCACAGACTAGAAG GGGATGGAATCGAAAGTGAAGTGAtgtctgaagaaatgaaaaacccTTCGTTTGTGATCCCAGAGAAGTTTGAAAGCCATGAAGAAATG GTGACTTTCTTGACGTCTGCCATGTCCCAAGTGGAGAAGGATCGAGAAGAGatgaggcagcagctggctgctcagAGACAGCAGTGCAGAAACCTCCTGCAGCAAATAGCAGCTCTTcggcaggagcagcagcataACATCACAATGAGTGAAG ATTCCACTATGGACAGTGTTCCAGTGGAGGTTCACGAGGCTTTAAAAACTGCCATGGAGAAACTACAG TCCCGTTTCACAGATCTGATACAGGAGAAAGCTGATCTGAAGGAGCGGCTAGAAGAGTTGGAGCATCGCTGCATACAGCTGTCTGGGGAAACAGACACCATTG GGGAGTATATAGCACTATACCAGAGTCAAAGGGCTATCCTCAAACAGCGGCACCAGGAGAAAGAAGAGTACATCAGCAGGCTGGCTCAGGACAAAGAAGAGATGAAG atgAAATTACTGGAACTGCAGGATTTAGTGATGCGTCTGgtcaaggaaagaaatgagtGGTACAGCAAGTATGTCGAAGCTGCTCAAAACCCAGAGCTGTTAGCAAGCCAGAATGAAAACGCACTTCCAGTGGAGAGGCGCATCGAACTGAACGCTACTGATGGAGAAG GGTTACGAGAAGTGAATTTAGCAGAAGAAGCGGAGCAAGACGCTGCTGCTCTTCATCAACCCGGTTTCTACCCTATTGACACTAAAGCTGCTCAGCCAAGCCAAGAGGACCctacagcaaagcaaataatGCAGCTTCTCAGAGAAATCCAGAACCCTCAGGAGAGGTCGGGCTCCTTGCTGGAAAACCCCTGCATTCCGTTCTTCTACCGTGCTGATGAGAATGATGAGGTCAAAATCATGGTGGTTTAA
- the GOLGA2 gene encoding golgin subfamily A member 2 isoform X4 has protein sequence MADGSRQSKLAAAKKKLKEYQQKNSPGATAGAKKKRKTKEGSRPETPTNDDRQSPENIQNILKVLVSDLNRSNGVAIPSLDKRKAYFDSDVATRNADQLAADVPVLSNSNSLPTCASVLPAPGGMQLTQIHEAEDRKNTLDENRSLSSTESLRQLSEQLNGLVSQSTSYVNGESGVSSTNIKEMEKQQNQEAVNQLEKEKKEFEQKFSKEQAALREQLQVHIQTIGILVSEKSELQTALGHTQQAARQKSGEAEDLAARLQSSRQRVSELERTLSSISMQQKQSEKHNKELVKERDNLKLELYKQSKGSEEIKQQNSELSEKLRSLVSENSAMKLDVEDLHKKLEMAELMIQQFSNQSGNVDANQQLQMALDERASLETQIAQLSESLQQLQAERDQYVEKLKEEGSIWQQRVQQLSEQVRTMAEEKEKHMAQIQELESSVTELLSKSVKPMDVEPSLPAGPTAAELSLQEEIQRMQHEKEELHGQYQAQVRDNEQLSHLNREQEERLLELEKTVQRYNEESVDRQQILESMQSDKATISRALSQNRELKEQLAELQNGFVKLTNENMEVTSALQSEQHVKKELAKKLGQLQENLGELKETLELKTQEARALQEQRDQYYGHLQQYTVAYQQLAAEKEELQKQYLLQTQLMDRLQHEEVQGKVTVEMHLKELQQTKESLEAVAKENKELQAQISQLAAELDGKMLHRLEGDGIESEVMSEEMKNPSFVIPEKFESHEEMVTFLTSAMSQVEKDREEMRQQLAAQRQQCRNLLQQIAALRQEQQHNITMSEDSTMDSVPVEVHEALKTAMEKLQSRFTDLIQEKADLKERLEELEHRCIQLSGETDTIGEYIALYQSQRAILKQRHQEKEEYISRLAQDKEEMKMKLLELQDLVMRLVKERNEWYSKYVEAAQNPELLASQNENALPVERRIELNATDGEGLREVNLAEEAEQDAAALHQPGFYPIDTKAAQPSQEDPTAKQIMQLLREIQNPQERSGSLLENPCIPFFYRADENDEVKIMVV, from the exons ATGGCGGAcggcagcaggcagagcaagcTGGCGGCGGCCAAGAAGAAG cTGAAGGAATATCAGCAGAAGAACAGCCCTGGAGCGACTGCGGGAGCCAAGAAGAAACGGAAAACTAAAGAAGGAAGTAGACCTGAGACTCCCACAAACGATGACCGACAGTCTCCAGAGAAC ATTCAGAACATTCTGAAGGTGCTGGTGTCAGACCTTAACCGCTCCAATGGGGTAGCCATACCCTCATTGGACAAAAGGAAG GCATACTTTGACAGTGATGTTGCCACTCGTAATGCTGACCAGCTTGCTGCCGATGTCCCCGTGCTATCTAACAGCAACAGCCTGCCTACCTGTGCTTCTGTCCTGCCTGCTCCTGGGGGCATGCAGCTGACACAG ATTCATGAAGCTGAGGATCGTAAAAACACTTTGGATGAGAACAG GTCTCTGTCATCAACAGAAAGTCTCCGCCAGCTGTCTGAACAACTCAATGGCCTGGTTTCTCAG TCTACGTCGTATGTGAATGGGGAAAGTGGTGTTTCTTCCACTAATATTAAGGAAATGGAA aagCAGCAGAACCAAGAAGCAGTGAATCAGCTGGAGAAG gaaaagaaggagTTTGAACAGAAGTTTTCTAAAGAGcaagcagcactgagagaaCAGCTCCAG gtTCACATCCAGACGATTGGAATCCTAGTTTCTGAGAAATCTGAGTTGCAGACGGCCCTTGGACACACTCAGCAAGCTGCACGGCAGAAATCAG GAGAAGCTGAAGACCTTGCTGCTCGTTTACAGTCATCTCGCCAGAGGGTATCAGAGCTGGAACGCACCTTGTCCTCCATCTCTATGCAGCAAAAACAGTCAGAGAAG caCAATAAAGAGCTGGTGAAGGAACGAGACAACCTGAAACTAGAACTGTACAAACAGAG caaAGGTAGtgaggaaataaagcagcagaactCAGAGCTGTCAGAGAAACTCCGCTCCCTGGTTTCTGAGAACTCAGCCATGAAGTTGGATGTGGAAGATTTACATAAGAAACTGGAAATGGCTGAACTGATGATTCAGCAG TTCTCAAATCAGTCAGGGAATGTGGATGCAAACCAGCAGTTGCAGATGGCACTGGATGAGAGGGCGAGCCTGGAAACCCAGATTGCTCAG CTTTCAGAATCgcttcagcagctccaggcagaaAGAGATCAGTATGTAgagaaactgaaggaagagGGGAGCATTTGGCAGCAGCGAGtccagcagctctctgagcag GTCCGCACAATggcagaggagaaggagaagcatATGGCCCAAATTCAAGAGCTGGAAAGCAGTGttacagagctgctgagcaaatCAG TGAAACCCATGGATGTTGAGCCATCTTTACCAGCAGGACCTACGGCAGCTGAGCTGAGTCTGCAGGAAGAAATCCAGCGAATGCAGCACGAGAAGGAGGAACTGCATGGGCAATACCAGGCCCAGGTCCGTGACAACGAGCAGCTGAGCCACCTCAacagggagcaggaggagcggctgctggagctggagaagaCGGTACAGCGCTACAATGAGGAGTCTGTGGACAGACAGCAGATCCTGGAGAGCATGCAGAGTGACAAGGCCACAATCAGCAGGGCACTGAGCCAAAATCgggagctgaaggagcagctggCCGAGCTGCAGAATGGGTTTGTCAAATTG acaaatgaaaacatggagGTTACAAGTGCCCTGCAGTCAGAGCAACACGTAAAGAAGGAGCTGGCTAAGAAGCttgggcagctgcaggagaacCTGGGGGAGCTCAAAGAGACG CTGGAACTGAAAACGCAGGAGGCTCgggctctgcaggagcagcgGGACCAGTACTATGGCCACTTACAGCAGTACACTGTGGCATACCAGCAACTGGCTGCTGAGAAGGAGGAGCTGCAAAAGCAGTACTTGCTTCAGACCCAGCTGATGGACAGGCTGCAGCACGAGGAAGTTCAGGGGAAGGTGACAGTGGAAATGCACCTGAAGGAACTGCAGCAGACTAAG GAAAGTCTGGAAGCTgtagcaaaggaaaacaaagagctgCAGGCCCAGATCAGTCAGttagcagcagagctggatggCAAGATGCTGCACAGACTAGAAG GGGATGGAATCGAAAGTGAAGTGAtgtctgaagaaatgaaaaacccTTCGTTTGTGATCCCAGAGAAGTTTGAAAGCCATGAAGAAATG GTGACTTTCTTGACGTCTGCCATGTCCCAAGTGGAGAAGGATCGAGAAGAGatgaggcagcagctggctgctcagAGACAGCAGTGCAGAAACCTCCTGCAGCAAATAGCAGCTCTTcggcaggagcagcagcataACATCACAATGAGTGAAG ATTCCACTATGGACAGTGTTCCAGTGGAGGTTCACGAGGCTTTAAAAACTGCCATGGAGAAACTACAG TCCCGTTTCACAGATCTGATACAGGAGAAAGCTGATCTGAAGGAGCGGCTAGAAGAGTTGGAGCATCGCTGCATACAGCTGTCTGGGGAAACAGACACCATTG GGGAGTATATAGCACTATACCAGAGTCAAAGGGCTATCCTCAAACAGCGGCACCAGGAGAAAGAAGAGTACATCAGCAGGCTGGCTCAGGACAAAGAAGAGATGAAG atgAAATTACTGGAACTGCAGGATTTAGTGATGCGTCTGgtcaaggaaagaaatgagtGGTACAGCAAGTATGTCGAAGCTGCTCAAAACCCAGAGCTGTTAGCAAGCCAGAATGAAAACGCACTTCCAGTGGAGAGGCGCATCGAACTGAACGCTACTGATGGAGAAG GGTTACGAGAAGTGAATTTAGCAGAAGAAGCGGAGCAAGACGCTGCTGCTCTTCATCAACCCGGTTTCTACCCTATTGACACTAAAGCTGCTCAGCCAAGCCAAGAGGACCctacagcaaagcaaataatGCAGCTTCTCAGAGAAATCCAGAACCCTCAGGAGAGGTCGGGCTCCTTGCTGGAAAACCCCTGCATTCCGTTCTTCTACCGTGCTGATGAGAATGATGAGGTCAAAATCATGGTGGTTTAA
- the GOLGA2 gene encoding golgin subfamily A member 2 isoform X5, with amino-acid sequence MADGSRQSKLAAAKKKLKEYQQKNSPGATAGAKKKRKTKEGSRPETPTNDDRQSPENIQNILKVLVSDLNRSNGVAIPSLDKRKIHEAEDRKNTLDENRSLSSTESLRQLSEQLNGLVSQSTSYVNGESGVSSTNIKEMETRYQELAVALDSSNLTNKQLITKIEELKQQNQEAVNQLEKEKKEFEQKFSKEQAALREQLQVHIQTIGILVSEKSELQTALGHTQQAARQKSGEAEDLAARLQSSRQRVSELERTLSSISMQQKQSEKHNKELVKERDNLKLELYKQSKGSEEIKQQNSELSEKLRSLVSENSAMKLDVEDLHKKLEMAELMIQQFSNQSGNVDANQQLQMALDERASLETQIAQLSESLQQLQAERDQYVEKLKEEGSIWQQRVQQLSEQVRTMAEEKEKHMAQIQELESSVTELLSKSAVKPMDVEPSLPAGPTAAELSLQEEIQRMQHEKEELHGQYQAQVRDNEQLSHLNREQEERLLELEKTVQRYNEESVDRQQILESMQSDKATISRALSQNRELKEQLAELQNGFVKLTNENMEVTSALQSEQHVKKELAKKLGQLQENLGELKETLELKTQEARALQEQRDQYYGHLQQYTVAYQQLAAEKEELQKQYLLQTQLMDRLQHEEVQGKVTVEMHLKELQQTKESLEAVAKENKELQAQISQLAAELDGKMLHRLEGDGIESEVMSEEMKNPSFVIPEKFESHEEMVTFLTSAMSQVEKDREEMRQQLAAQRQQCRNLLQQIAALRQEQQHNITMSEDSTMDSVPVEVHEALKTAMEKLQSRFTDLIQEKADLKERLEELEHRCIQLSGETDTIGEYIALYQSQRAILKQRHQEKEEYISRLAQDKEEMKMKLLELQDLVMRLVKERNEWYSKYVEAAQNPELLASQNENALPVERRIELNATDGEGLREVNLAEEAEQDAAALHQPGFYPIDTKAAQPSQEDPTAKQIMQLLREIQNPQERSGSLLENPCIPFFYRADENDEVKIMVV; translated from the exons ATGGCGGAcggcagcaggcagagcaagcTGGCGGCGGCCAAGAAGAAG cTGAAGGAATATCAGCAGAAGAACAGCCCTGGAGCGACTGCGGGAGCCAAGAAGAAACGGAAAACTAAAGAAGGAAGTAGACCTGAGACTCCCACAAACGATGACCGACAGTCTCCAGAGAAC ATTCAGAACATTCTGAAGGTGCTGGTGTCAGACCTTAACCGCTCCAATGGGGTAGCCATACCCTCATTGGACAAAAGGAAG ATTCATGAAGCTGAGGATCGTAAAAACACTTTGGATGAGAACAG GTCTCTGTCATCAACAGAAAGTCTCCGCCAGCTGTCTGAACAACTCAATGGCCTGGTTTCTCAG TCTACGTCGTATGTGAATGGGGAAAGTGGTGTTTCTTCCACTAATATTAAGGAAATGGAA ACACGTTACCAGGAGCTGGCAGTAGCCCTAGATTCCAGCAATCTAACTAACAAACAGCTCATTACAAAGATAGAGGAATTG aagCAGCAGAACCAAGAAGCAGTGAATCAGCTGGAGAAG gaaaagaaggagTTTGAACAGAAGTTTTCTAAAGAGcaagcagcactgagagaaCAGCTCCAG gtTCACATCCAGACGATTGGAATCCTAGTTTCTGAGAAATCTGAGTTGCAGACGGCCCTTGGACACACTCAGCAAGCTGCACGGCAGAAATCAG GAGAAGCTGAAGACCTTGCTGCTCGTTTACAGTCATCTCGCCAGAGGGTATCAGAGCTGGAACGCACCTTGTCCTCCATCTCTATGCAGCAAAAACAGTCAGAGAAG caCAATAAAGAGCTGGTGAAGGAACGAGACAACCTGAAACTAGAACTGTACAAACAGAG caaAGGTAGtgaggaaataaagcagcagaactCAGAGCTGTCAGAGAAACTCCGCTCCCTGGTTTCTGAGAACTCAGCCATGAAGTTGGATGTGGAAGATTTACATAAGAAACTGGAAATGGCTGAACTGATGATTCAGCAG TTCTCAAATCAGTCAGGGAATGTGGATGCAAACCAGCAGTTGCAGATGGCACTGGATGAGAGGGCGAGCCTGGAAACCCAGATTGCTCAG CTTTCAGAATCgcttcagcagctccaggcagaaAGAGATCAGTATGTAgagaaactgaaggaagagGGGAGCATTTGGCAGCAGCGAGtccagcagctctctgagcag GTCCGCACAATggcagaggagaaggagaagcatATGGCCCAAATTCAAGAGCTGGAAAGCAGTGttacagagctgctgagcaaatCAG CAGTGAAACCCATGGATGTTGAGCCATCTTTACCAGCAGGACCTACGGCAGCTGAGCTGAGTCTGCAGGAAGAAATCCAGCGAATGCAGCACGAGAAGGAGGAACTGCATGGGCAATACCAGGCCCAGGTCCGTGACAACGAGCAGCTGAGCCACCTCAacagggagcaggaggagcggctgctggagctggagaagaCGGTACAGCGCTACAATGAGGAGTCTGTGGACAGACAGCAGATCCTGGAGAGCATGCAGAGTGACAAGGCCACAATCAGCAGGGCACTGAGCCAAAATCgggagctgaaggagcagctggCCGAGCTGCAGAATGGGTTTGTCAAATTG acaaatgaaaacatggagGTTACAAGTGCCCTGCAGTCAGAGCAACACGTAAAGAAGGAGCTGGCTAAGAAGCttgggcagctgcaggagaacCTGGGGGAGCTCAAAGAGACG CTGGAACTGAAAACGCAGGAGGCTCgggctctgcaggagcagcgGGACCAGTACTATGGCCACTTACAGCAGTACACTGTGGCATACCAGCAACTGGCTGCTGAGAAGGAGGAGCTGCAAAAGCAGTACTTGCTTCAGACCCAGCTGATGGACAGGCTGCAGCACGAGGAAGTTCAGGGGAAGGTGACAGTGGAAATGCACCTGAAGGAACTGCAGCAGACTAAG GAAAGTCTGGAAGCTgtagcaaaggaaaacaaagagctgCAGGCCCAGATCAGTCAGttagcagcagagctggatggCAAGATGCTGCACAGACTAGAAG GGGATGGAATCGAAAGTGAAGTGAtgtctgaagaaatgaaaaacccTTCGTTTGTGATCCCAGAGAAGTTTGAAAGCCATGAAGAAATG GTGACTTTCTTGACGTCTGCCATGTCCCAAGTGGAGAAGGATCGAGAAGAGatgaggcagcagctggctgctcagAGACAGCAGTGCAGAAACCTCCTGCAGCAAATAGCAGCTCTTcggcaggagcagcagcataACATCACAATGAGTGAAG ATTCCACTATGGACAGTGTTCCAGTGGAGGTTCACGAGGCTTTAAAAACTGCCATGGAGAAACTACAG TCCCGTTTCACAGATCTGATACAGGAGAAAGCTGATCTGAAGGAGCGGCTAGAAGAGTTGGAGCATCGCTGCATACAGCTGTCTGGGGAAACAGACACCATTG GGGAGTATATAGCACTATACCAGAGTCAAAGGGCTATCCTCAAACAGCGGCACCAGGAGAAAGAAGAGTACATCAGCAGGCTGGCTCAGGACAAAGAAGAGATGAAG atgAAATTACTGGAACTGCAGGATTTAGTGATGCGTCTGgtcaaggaaagaaatgagtGGTACAGCAAGTATGTCGAAGCTGCTCAAAACCCAGAGCTGTTAGCAAGCCAGAATGAAAACGCACTTCCAGTGGAGAGGCGCATCGAACTGAACGCTACTGATGGAGAAG GGTTACGAGAAGTGAATTTAGCAGAAGAAGCGGAGCAAGACGCTGCTGCTCTTCATCAACCCGGTTTCTACCCTATTGACACTAAAGCTGCTCAGCCAAGCCAAGAGGACCctacagcaaagcaaataatGCAGCTTCTCAGAGAAATCCAGAACCCTCAGGAGAGGTCGGGCTCCTTGCTGGAAAACCCCTGCATTCCGTTCTTCTACCGTGCTGATGAGAATGATGAGGTCAAAATCATGGTGGTTTAA